A stretch of DNA from Anopheles ziemanni chromosome 3, idAnoZiCoDA_A2_x.2, whole genome shotgun sequence:
CCATCAGGGGTCGCACGAGCGCGAGGATGAAGAACGGCAGCCAGCAGACGGTGAACGCGGACATGATGATGCCGAGCGTCGTGGACGCCTTCCGCTCCTTGGCTAGCTGAAACCGGAGCTTCTTCTGATGCGGAGAGCCACCGCCTCCGGCGGCCAACGAGGACCCGATCGCGTCCGGTGGCTTCAAGCTGGAcgccgtcgtcgtggtcgtcgtcgtggtggtCGACACCGATTTGTCGACGGCGAGCGTGTTCTCCAGCCGCGTCTGGGCCCGCTTCTCGTCCTTCACTATCCGCCGGGCGGCGCGGAAGATCTGGTAGTACACGAACAGCATGACGGCGAGCGGAATGTAGAACGAACCGAGCGTGGCGTAGATCTGGTAGCCGACGTCTTCGCACACCGCACAGAAGGGTCGCTGGTCGGGGCCCTCGCCGATCGTGTGCTTATTGCCGAGGATCAGCAATGGTGGCAGCGAGATGCAGGCCGCCGCCAGCCACACCAGCGCCACGCACAGCATCATGCGGCGCGGCGTCCGCTTGACGCCGTACTCGAGCGGCTTGGTGATGGCCCAGTACCGATCGACGGAGATGGCGCACAGGTTGAGGATGGAGGCGGTGCACGAGAGCACGTCGAACGACACCCAAATATCACAGAACACCCGGCCGAAGTTCCACTCGCCGAGCACCTCGTACATGAGCGCGGGTGGCATCACCAGGCAGGCGACGCACAGGTCGGAGACGGCGAGCGAGACGAGCAGGTAGTTGCAGGGCCGGCGCAGCTTCCGCACCAGGCACACGGCCACGCACACCAGTATGTTGCCGACGATGGTGCCGAATATCACAGCCAACAGCACGACGCAGATGATCACCTTGCGGAGCGTGTCCAGGTCCAGCTCGTGGTCGGCGGCCGCGTTCGCCAGCGTGGAGGACACGATCGTGGCTACCGTGGAGCCGCCCGGGACGCCCGCCGCCACGCCACCGAGCCCGATCGAGGCCGCCGGTCCGACCATCCCCTCCCCGGCCGATCCGACGACGCCATCACCCTCAGCGCCCGCCGGCCCGAAGCCATGGGCGCCCCCGGACGACTGGTTCTGCGCCAGCAACACGGCGAACGGCGTCGGTATGCTGCTGGCCGGCGCGAGGCTCGTGCCACCCACCACCGTGGCCAGCAGCACGGAGGGTGACGGTGGCGCGGTGGACACCAAAGCGACCGTACTGCGTTCGGAGTCGAGCGTCTCCGTCGAAAGTTGCGCTCCCGGCGACCTCGACACCGAAGGAGACTGGccggactgctgctgctgctgctgccgatgCGCGACTCTAATATCATCCACGAGCAACGAAAGTCCTAGCACATCCATATACGGTCACGGCGTGGGCTCGTGGTCACTCACACTCCATGCTTGAAAGGTCACTCCGGAAGCCACTGGTTTTTCCGAACCGTTCCGTTCAAAAGTTTCACCATCCACTCGTTTCATCCTTCCACGTGAGACACTTAATCATCGCCTcgacaccaacacacacactcatctCATCCCTCACATCCGTGAGGCCTTGCACCGGTAACGCTAGAGTAAGTTTCCGTTGATGCGAAGCCCTTCGGCGATATGTATATTGACCTTCTGTCCGACAAGGGCTTTTTTGCGCAATCCTTTACACTCTctccctcacacacacacacacacactatcgCGTCCAGCTTTCAGCACGACGTCCTTCCAGTTAATTACTGCACAGGCCACAAACCACCACAAGGCCCACACCGGAACGGGCCGGAAAAACCACTCCAATGACAACCACCCGTCGCGTCCATCGAGGGCGACCGTCGGCGATCCGACCGAACACTAACGGAGGTCCTGTCACCGACAGGCATGGCTGGACATTTATTACCGTCAATCGGAGCACATCAAAGGTGCGGTTCCCGTGGCTCACGCCGAACCGGCGGTCGACTAGTACGGAGCCTCACTTTAAGACCCACCGACGCCTCGTAATGGTTTAATCTTTCGACGCGTCACGCACTGGCCAGCACGAGGTCAACGAGAGGGGGtttaaaatgattgattgCCACTCCGTAAAGTGGGCGGGTGGGGGCCGAATGCGTGTCCTGACAAGTTCAGATTGAAATGGGTCAGTGCGTCGTTCCCATCGTTGTcaccgtcgccgtcgtcgtctccATGGTTTACTCGACTCGCCTCGGAGTTAGATTGATTGGTACTTtctgaaatggaaatggagcaaaaaaaaggaagacggATTTTAAATGACATGGCTTGgacaacacatacacacacacacgtcagGGATGGCGACAATTTTCCGAAGTCATCCGTTCGACTGGAAATTTTGCGGAACAAAACAAGGGTTAGCGCTCGTTTGTACTAACGTGTGTTCACGGTGGATCGATTTGAGCGAAGGTTTAGTTAAAGGGAGCGGACAACTTAAGTGCACTTCCACAACCGGCGGGGTAACGGTAACCACATCCCACGCGGAAAACGGAATGGAGATATGACGAACGgggaggtggaaaacttttccatcgatcCTTCGCCTGATGGAACTCCTGCTCCCACGCCTCTGCCGGGTAATCAGTGCAAATTGATAAACTACTTATAATGTTGTACGGTAAGTTTCCTCTTGACGCCAGCAGGGCCGTTCGAAGCCTGATTGATCcgatggatggaaaagtttcaaatgaTTTCTAAATATTGCCTCCCTCACGGTTGTTGCTGTTAGTATGGAAAGCCACTTAAAGTTGCACTCAAATACGGCATTGGAAAGTTGCGTTCCATTAGGTTTTAGAAGTGAGCCAGTGTTGACTGTCTAAACTGCAAAACAACGCAGGCATCGGAAGGGAAGTAAATGTTCAAGAGTTTCATTGATTTGTAACTATTTACATAGCACTTGGCATGATGTTGATGACTGATTTCTGATTGATATCCTCTCTATGAGTAGAAATTCAAAGAAGTACAGTATCGGTAATCACAATTAGTCACGGACAGCTTAGCCGATTTGCAGGGTTATTCAGAGTGattccatgtttttcttttgcatgttTACTGTCGCACGTTCATTAACGTCAGAAAAAATTGctttaatgaatttatttgtcATAGAACCAACGAACGAAATGTGTTTGCTTagctatttttcaaaaacaatttctccAGCATAAGTCCTTTTTCAATGTGAATTCTACTGCATTGTGAGGAGTTTATATGTACAAATTGCCGTTatcaattcaaataaaaccaaagaaataaaaaaaattgtaaaatgtgGAACAGGTAGGGTAAGTGCTCCCATAAtggtgctagtaccaatagtggttgtagtggaacaaGTGTGGTTGTAGTTCAGctctacgacgaaataaaCACAATGGAATGCAATTTTTTCTTGtatgaattgaaaattataaataactgcaaaatgcattggtttATGAGTAATTTTGTCGTTCtctttgaaatatgcttcaaaaataagtaacgGACAAATTATATTCAGGTTTTCTTCAAAGTTTTCTGTACtgccaccactataggaacacgataccaaaACGATACCGAAGAAAAATacacttttttgtgtgtttttatggtttacggtaaaaatagatgtttttcaaaagaaaagtcGTGTTTCGCTCTTAATTGGTATAAACATGTGATATTCTTAACACTTATAAATCAATTCTCAACAACACAATTCTTAACACTTAAAAATCACATCATACTGTTAGTTACATGACTAAATAGACCAGCAATTATGAAGCCACAATGTATGTGTAATTAATCCAATAAAAAGTACCCATTACATAGAACTTTATTTACAAGTATAATAGATGAACAATTTTccgaaaacacatttcaacaTTTGTAGCAACATACAAGCTCTAAACAATTAACCGTTTAACTGAGCGTGGATTAATTGGCTACGAGAAGGATACCACAGTCTGAGAAATTCGATATCTGATTTATATCGTAGAAAAATTCTTTTTGCTTCGTTGGATATTTTAAAATCGGAAAATCCTCCACTCCATCCTTACTTTGATtcaagatttgtttttgttgttgagcATCATATTTCACTCACAAAACCACATATTTCCCATCACAATTCATTTTCTAgcgaaaaaattatttttaccttttcatagcaaacaaatttattacttTGCTTGTTCAGGCATTAGAATAATGGCGTCATAAATCTCCCGGATGCTGATTGAGCTAGAATGCACACCGTAATAAATCATCGTAAATAGGTGTACAGCATGATTGGATGCGATATGCACCTTTATCTACATGTTTTCCGTTTGATTTGGCATTTTATACAACAGCTAATATTTTGACTAATTGACAGTTCGTAACGAAGGATGTAAAATATGAGAGAATCGGCATTCGAATTGTACGCATGGACGTATATTGCATGGACCATTGATCTTACCATGGTTAGTAGAGTGTACCGAACATGGGAactaaattttccaaaaaccgCACTCACACCTGAAATTGCGATTTATGACACTCGAAACGTTTCCCCGGGGCTATCGAGTTTGTAAATGAAAGTTTTCCttactttataaaaaaaaactatgctcATTTAACACGCCCGTGCCAGTAAcgtttatatttaatttttttgtcccctctccctccctctctcactCATTTATCCGAGAACACACACCCTATTTCAGATGATTtccattttcgttcgtttcgcaGGGAAAGgaagtttttcttcatttcaccATCCCCCCCAAGAGGATAGGTTGTGCGCTGTTGTGTATCCGCATTGTTACGAAAACTACCGTTCCATCGGAGGAGTAATAAATGTCCACCAAGCCCAAAGGTGCAATTTCCTGGGCCATGTTTTGCTCCGAGGtgagtttatttcattttcaggtttttcgtttcgtgtcctgctttttccatttcctgaattatactttttacgtgtggAAAGGTGCAACTGCGATGCCACaggaaggtggaaaacaaaaaacaggtgAAACGAAAACCCCGAACCCCTAGCGTCGTACCAACTGCCACAGACATTTTCAATGGCATGTGTTAACAAAAACTTCCTCAAACATTTATTCACGAATTTACTGATTTCGTACCGTttgcaaaaggaaaagcaccGTTCGGAAGCGGCGATGTTGCATTTAACTATGATAAACGACTGCACCTGAGCTGCTCCAACATGGTCCATTTACTGTCCCTGGTATCCCGTTGTTATCCATGGCCAAAAAGCCATTCGAAAGTGTTAGTGTTGCCACAAACAGTGGCTGCGGCTCGGAAACACAACATCCAACAAGCATCGGCCGATGGAAAACCAAATCCTCTTCCACAATGTCCTCCGTCGCTCGACGGGGGTTGCGTGGCATAATCCACTAAGCCAACACCGTATGATCCAGCTCCACCGAGTAGGTCCGGTCGCCGGCTACGACTTGCTTTTTCATCAGCAAATCCCGGTTAAGCCTCTGCGATAGTTCGATGAAAAAGGCGAGCCGCTCGTCGGGCAGTTGGCGGGCCACGAGTTCAGCGGCCGCCCGGAGCCATACGGCCAGCTGTTCCAGATTCTGCTGGGCACAGAAGGCCCGTGCGATGGTCAGCTGACCGATGAGCTGCCACAAGTGGCATCCGCAACCGATGGCTTCGTCGATCATCCGATGGCCCATCACCTTCACGTCGTCCAGCCATCCGTTCGCCAGATGCAGCCGGGCCATCTGGTAGTCACGGAAGCAGCGTTCGATGGGATATTCGGCCTGCCGGTAGCGTCGCTCCACCTCAGCTATTTTGTTCCTACCGGGggtgaaaaaaacccaacggaTAACAGAAGAGCCTTTCCTCAAGCGACCCACACGGTTATCCGATACGTAACGAAACGCAGCAACACCTACTTGTATCGCAGATATCCATGGTCCGGCTCGGTGGGATCGCGGTAGGTGGAAATGTCACCAAACACTGGCACGACCACTTCCGGTTCGTTCGGAGGTGGAATGGCGAACAGTAGCAGTAGGCGCTGGTCGGCCGGTTCGTCCATCAGCGACGGTGGGATGCGCAGTTGGTCCAGAACGGCCAACCCCACCAGGTTGCAGACCTCGCGGACCATTTGACCCTTCTCCGGTAGCACTCGCACGGTTGTGGTCTTGTAGAAACCGTACAAAATCTCCCCGGTGAAACGCAATAGTTCGCCAAGTTTAGCCTCCTTCCGAAGCGCCGTCAATCGATCCAGCTGATTGTAGAC
This window harbors:
- the LOC131286295 gene encoding 5-hydroxytryptamine receptor 1-like, with protein sequence MDVLGLSLLVDDIRVAHRQQQQQQSGQSPSVSRSPGAQLSTETLDSERSTVALVSTAPPSPSVLLATVVGGTSLAPASSIPTPFAVLLAQNQSSGGAHGFGPAGAEGDGVVGSAGEGMVGPAASIGLGGVAAGVPGGSTVATIVSSTLANAAADHELDLDTLRKVIICVVLLAVIFGTIVGNILVCVAVCLVRKLRRPCNYLLVSLAVSDLCVACLVMPPALMYEVLGEWNFGRVFCDIWVSFDVLSCTASILNLCAISVDRYWAITKPLEYGVKRTPRRMMLCVALVWLAAACISLPPLLILGNKHTIGEGPDQRPFCAVCEDVGYQIYATLGSFYIPLAVMLFVYYQIFRAARRIVKDEKRAQTRLENTLAVDKSVSTTTTTTTTTASSLKPPDAIGSSLAAGGGGSPHQKKLRFQLAKERKASTTLGIIMSAFTVCWLPFFILALVRPLMGDDYPTLSSFFLWLGYANSLLNPIIYATLNRDFRKPFQEILYFRCSNLNILMREDFYHSQYGEPGSQRFVLENEGQHTARESFL